One Pasteurella dagmatis DNA segment encodes these proteins:
- the yidC gene encoding membrane protein insertase YidC: protein MDSRRSLLVIALLFISFLVYQQWQLDYHTPKPVVTEQVKVSSDVPASSTSSTSDIATTAQIQGRVITLENDVLRLKVDTLGGDVIHSELLKHDAELDSNTPFTLLTNKQNHVYIAQSGLVGKDGIDTKAGRASYQVEGDAFKLAEGQNELVVPLVFEKDGVTFRKVFVLKRNAYDISVNFEIDNQSEKAIEVEPYGQLRHTLVEDTGNVAMPTYTGGAYSSSETNYKKYSFDEMQKANLAVSTKAGWVAVLQHYFVSAWIPNQDADNQLYSLTDKANNLASIGYRGPTTVISAGAKETITSSLWTGPKLQDQMAAVANHLDLTVDYGWAWFIAKPLFWLLTFIQSIVHNWGLAIIGVTLVVKAILYPLTKAQYTSMAKMRMLQPKLQEMRERFGEDRQRMSQEMMKLYKEEKVNPLGGCLPILLQMPIFIALYWTFLEAVELRHAPFFGWIQDLSAQDPYYILPILMGASMFLLQKMSPTPVADPMQQKIMNFMPLIFMVFFLWFPSGLVLYWLVSNLITIAQQQLIYRGLEKKGLHSRQK, encoded by the coding sequence CACTACTCTTCATTTCTTTTCTTGTTTATCAACAGTGGCAGCTTGATTATCACACGCCAAAACCTGTTGTAACGGAACAAGTAAAAGTATCTTCTGATGTACCCGCAAGTTCTACTTCATCTACTTCGGATATTGCAACAACAGCACAAATACAAGGTCGCGTTATCACCTTGGAAAATGATGTTCTACGCTTAAAAGTAGACACATTAGGTGGGGATGTTATTCATTCTGAACTATTAAAACACGATGCGGAATTAGACTCTAATACTCCGTTTACTTTATTGACCAATAAACAAAATCACGTGTATATCGCACAAAGTGGTTTAGTAGGAAAAGATGGTATCGACACTAAAGCTGGTCGTGCAAGTTATCAAGTCGAAGGCGATGCATTCAAACTTGCTGAGGGTCAAAATGAGCTTGTTGTTCCATTAGTTTTTGAAAAAGACGGCGTGACTTTCCGTAAAGTGTTCGTTTTAAAACGTAACGCTTACGATATTTCAGTAAACTTTGAAATTGATAACCAAAGCGAAAAAGCAATCGAAGTTGAACCTTATGGTCAATTACGTCATACGCTAGTTGAAGATACAGGTAACGTAGCAATGCCAACTTATACAGGCGGAGCTTATTCATCTTCTGAAACTAATTACAAAAAATACAGCTTTGACGAAATGCAAAAAGCTAACCTTGCGGTATCAACTAAAGCAGGTTGGGTTGCTGTATTACAACACTATTTCGTTTCTGCGTGGATTCCTAACCAAGATGCAGATAACCAACTTTATAGCTTAACTGACAAAGCAAATAACCTAGCATCGATCGGTTACCGTGGACCAACAACTGTCATTTCAGCGGGCGCAAAAGAAACGATTACAAGCTCTCTTTGGACAGGGCCTAAATTACAAGATCAAATGGCAGCTGTCGCAAACCACTTAGATTTGACAGTTGACTATGGTTGGGCATGGTTCATTGCAAAACCATTATTCTGGTTACTAACATTTATCCAAAGTATCGTGCATAACTGGGGACTGGCAATCATCGGTGTAACTTTAGTAGTGAAAGCGATTTTATATCCATTAACTAAAGCGCAATATACTTCGATGGCTAAAATGCGTATGTTACAGCCAAAACTTCAAGAAATGCGCGAGCGTTTTGGTGAAGATCGTCAACGTATGAGCCAAGAAATGATGAAACTTTATAAAGAAGAGAAAGTAAACCCATTAGGTGGTTGTTTACCAATCCTTCTTCAAATGCCTATTTTCATCGCATTATACTGGACATTCCTAGAAGCAGTTGAGTTACGTCATGCTCCATTCTTTGGTTGGATTCAAGACTTATCTGCACAAGATCCATATTACATCCTACCAATTTTAATGGGTGCTTCTATGTTCTTGTTACAAAAAATGTCACCAACGCCTGTAGCCGACCCAATGCAACAAAAGATTATGAACTTTATGCCATTAATCTTTATGGTGTTCTTCTTGTGGTTCCCATCAGGCTTGGTATTATACTGGTTAGTATCTAACTTGATTACTATCGCTCAACAGCAGTTGATTTATCGTGGCTTAGAGAAAAAAGGTTTGCATTCTCGCCAAAAATAA